One genomic window of Methanosalsum zhilinae DSM 4017 includes the following:
- a CDS encoding PspC domain-containing protein: MNNDETSINENKPKKLTRSKEDRMIAGVCGGIANYFDVDSTLVRILYVIFTLVTAVGVGILLYIVLALVIPEEDIEQ; this comes from the coding sequence ATGAATAATGATGAAACATCAATAAATGAAAATAAGCCTAAAAAGCTTACCAGAAGTAAAGAAGATCGCATGATAGCAGGAGTATGTGGTGGAATTGCAAATTATTTTGATGTTGATTCCACACTTGTGAGAATACTCTACGTGATTTTTACACTTGTCACTGCTGTTGGTGTTGGAATATTGCTTTATATAGTACTTGCTCTTGTGATACCTGAAGAAGATATTGAGCAATAA
- a CDS encoding hydrogenase maturation protease → MSVSKGSICIFGCGNTLMGDDGIGSRVIKKLQSLSYECLENVKIEDIGICNLGLLNMIKNADKVIIIDSVITGSEKGSIIRIDGSELLKTNHDPNPAFSMHEISLSDVLLAGSYIQKLPEIVVFGIEVGENTNELSSQISSKVLEAVDRIIPLIIEEMKIEENTQIFE, encoded by the coding sequence ATGTCTGTTTCAAAAGGGTCTATATGCATATTTGGCTGTGGGAATACTCTCATGGGTGATGATGGAATTGGATCCAGGGTAATTAAAAAACTTCAATCTTTAAGTTATGAGTGTCTTGAAAACGTAAAGATTGAAGATATTGGTATATGTAATTTAGGCCTTTTAAACATGATAAAAAATGCAGATAAAGTAATAATTATTGATTCTGTAATTACCGGTTCAGAAAAGGGATCAATTATTCGTATTGATGGTAGTGAACTGCTTAAAACTAACCATGACCCGAATCCTGCATTCTCAATGCATGAAATATCACTATCAGATGTTTTGCTTGCTGGTAGCTATATCCAGAAACTTCCTGAAATAGTTGTATTTGGGATTGAGGTTGGAGAAAATACCAATGAACTATCTTCTCAAATTTCTTCGAAAGTTCTTGAAGCTGTAGATAGAATTATCCCACTTATAATAGAAGAGATGAAAATAGAAGAAAACACACAAATTTTTGAATAG
- a CDS encoding hydrogenase/urease maturation nickel metallochaperone HypA — MAVAHENAAIEIVSIKIGIGRLTHVNPDQLLFCLQILTRNSIAGEAEFEFEFISPTGRCVCGYKNEIEPENSDEKCDFNGYNQPVHEYIGMTCPHCSRAIELAGGNDLIIQSIEIEK; from the coding sequence ATGGCTGTAGCACATGAAAACGCTGCAATTGAGATCGTGTCCATTAAGATTGGAATTGGTAGACTTACACACGTAAATCCGGATCAGCTACTATTTTGCCTTCAAATATTGACCAGAAATAGTATTGCTGGAGAAGCTGAATTTGAATTTGAATTTATCTCTCCTACTGGCAGATGTGTATGTGGTTATAAAAATGAAATTGAGCCAGAAAATTCTGATGAAAAATGCGATTTCAATGGTTATAATCAACCTGTACATGAGTATATTGGAATGACCTGTCCGCATTGTAGCCGGGCTATTGAACTTGCCGGGGGAAATGATCTTATCATACAGAGTATTGAAATAGAAAAGTGA
- the hypF gene encoding carbamoyltransferase HypF — MNRNNYMPYPEQKILCRKIIVNGVVQGVGFRPFVYHCAKNNRLCGYVMNLGSCVEIVVEGTRENINQFLSDLVKKKPEPSQIERIIATSCKHSGFTDFLILESKTEAGHGSIIAPDTAICQHCILDIFELENRRYNYPFTGCTSCGPRYSILRSFPFDRKSTSMSDFVLCNICNTEYTNPCDRRFNSQTICCPECGPDYSLVDNSGKTIAEKGEAIRLGAELIDDGSIIALKGYGGFHLLCDASQDQPIRVLRKALMRPVKPFAVMAKDLEAASSIANISPQEINFMSSRKNPVVVVDKKNKFPLSSLISPELHNVGIMLPYSGVHHLLFNSTRASVFVMTSANTPGYPVIIDNRAALNHLNEIADYFLLHNYTIVNRIDDSVVRFVNSEPAFIRRSRGYVPKAVKLPFYLESSIGVGAESDTTIALVKDDKAYLSQHVGNMKHLQTTKFHEEVITKLENLTGIRPVYWGHDMNPGFNSTQFALEKCSGLATPVQHHHAHIVSLMADNDLEADARIVGIALDGSGYGDNGNVWGGEILESTYSEYSRAAHLMEQPMAGGDLAVYYPSRMLFGILHGMLEERELENIPFYLKYGEKERSIVLSQLERGINVVHTSSAGRVLDAAAALLGICQYRRYQGEPAMKLESAARKSNLNIELPFVCKKGVMDTAQLLYDLYCISDRYSANDLAYAVEDALACGIAKLAVSCAKKKKMDVVGLTGGVAYNGHIVSKIAANIKDSDLDLILHRNIPCGDGGISLGQAVVAGIRAKE, encoded by the coding sequence ATGAATAGGAATAATTACATGCCATATCCAGAGCAAAAAATATTGTGCAGGAAAATTATTGTCAATGGAGTAGTACAGGGAGTTGGTTTTCGCCCATTTGTATATCACTGCGCAAAGAATAACAGATTATGTGGATACGTAATGAATCTTGGTAGTTGCGTCGAAATTGTTGTTGAAGGGACCAGAGAAAATATAAATCAATTTTTATCTGATCTTGTAAAAAAAAAGCCTGAGCCTTCACAAATTGAAAGAATTATAGCAACATCATGTAAACATTCAGGTTTTACTGATTTTCTTATCCTTGAAAGCAAAACAGAAGCAGGCCATGGCTCGATTATTGCACCGGACACAGCAATCTGCCAACACTGCATTCTGGACATTTTTGAGCTAGAAAATAGAAGATATAATTATCCATTCACTGGATGTACAAGCTGTGGGCCAAGGTACTCAATACTTAGATCTTTTCCATTTGACAGAAAAAGTACCAGCATGAGTGATTTTGTTCTCTGTAATATTTGCAATACTGAATACACCAATCCATGCGATCGACGATTCAATTCCCAGACCATATGTTGCCCTGAATGCGGGCCAGATTATTCGCTTGTTGACAATTCTGGGAAGACAATAGCAGAAAAAGGTGAAGCTATAAGACTGGGAGCAGAATTAATTGATGATGGTAGCATCATTGCTTTGAAAGGCTATGGAGGTTTTCATCTTTTATGTGATGCTTCACAGGATCAGCCTATCAGAGTATTGCGAAAAGCCCTAATGCGTCCTGTCAAGCCCTTTGCAGTTATGGCAAAAGATCTTGAGGCAGCTTCATCTATTGCAAATATAAGCCCACAGGAAATTAATTTCATGTCCAGCAGGAAAAATCCTGTTGTGGTAGTTGATAAAAAGAACAAATTCCCACTATCTTCCCTGATTTCACCAGAGTTGCATAATGTAGGAATTATGCTACCATATTCAGGAGTGCACCATCTCCTATTTAATAGCACCAGAGCTTCAGTGTTTGTAATGACATCTGCAAACACTCCAGGATATCCTGTAATAATTGATAACAGGGCTGCTCTGAATCATCTAAATGAAATCGCAGACTACTTCTTATTACACAATTATACCATTGTTAACAGGATAGATGATTCTGTAGTCCGTTTTGTCAATTCAGAACCAGCTTTTATACGTCGATCAAGGGGATATGTTCCAAAAGCTGTAAAACTTCCTTTTTATCTAGAATCTTCCATCGGAGTAGGTGCAGAATCTGATACAACAATAGCTCTTGTAAAAGACGATAAAGCCTATCTTTCCCAGCATGTTGGAAATATGAAGCATCTTCAGACAACTAAGTTCCATGAAGAGGTCATCACAAAGCTTGAAAATCTAACAGGAATCAGACCTGTTTACTGGGGCCATGATATGAATCCAGGATTTAACTCCACCCAGTTTGCCCTGGAAAAGTGCAGTGGTCTGGCTACACCTGTACAGCATCATCATGCACACATTGTATCGTTGATGGCAGACAATGATTTAGAGGCAGATGCCAGAATTGTGGGAATTGCTCTGGATGGCTCAGGATATGGGGATAACGGCAATGTATGGGGTGGAGAAATACTGGAATCCACCTATTCAGAGTACAGTAGAGCTGCACATCTTATGGAGCAGCCAATGGCTGGAGGTGATCTTGCTGTATACTATCCATCCAGAATGCTGTTTGGCATTCTGCATGGTATGCTGGAAGAGAGAGAGCTTGAAAACATCCCATTTTATTTAAAATATGGTGAAAAGGAGCGTAGCATTGTATTGAGTCAGCTAGAGAGAGGTATAAATGTGGTCCATACAAGCAGTGCAGGCAGGGTGCTGGATGCTGCAGCTGCACTTCTTGGAATCTGTCAGTACCGTAGATATCAAGGTGAACCTGCCATGAAACTTGAATCTGCTGCAAGAAAAAGTAACCTCAATATAGAACTTCCTTTTGTGTGCAAAAAAGGAGTCATGGATACAGCACAGCTGCTTTATGATCTGTATTGCATATCTGACAGGTACTCAGCAAATGATCTGGCCTATGCAGTGGAAGATGCACTTGCCTGTGGTATTGCAAAACTTGCCGTTTCCTGTGCAAAGAAAAAAAAGATGGATGTTGTTGGGCTAACTGGGGGTGTAGCATACAATGGTCATATAGTAAGCAAGATTGCCGCAAATATAAAAGATTCAGACCTTGACCTAATCCTTCACAGAAATATCCCATGTGGTGATGGCGGAATTTCCCTGGGACAGGCTGTTGTTGCAGGGATTAGAGCAAAGGAGTAA
- the hypE gene encoding hydrogenase expression/formation protein HypE produces the protein MQDRKIITMEHGAGGELMQALIKNTVLKNFSNKTAGRVGLDQLDDGATITFDQTEMTGEIVVTTDSYVIKPPVFPDSDIGRLSVSGTINDLAVMGATPLALTCALILPDGFKVELLERIIKSMNTAAEEVNVPIVTGDTKTIEKRGLDSIIVNTTGIGFANTIIQDSGLQAGDSIIINGFIADHGMALLLHREKLDLSAELISDAAPLWNMIESILSIKGPDGKPVVTAMKDPTRGGIAGTLNEMAKKSGNGIIIEENAIPVRSSVFSACEMLGIDPLEVANEGKVIIGVKSNYTEQILSVLKKHEYGINSAVIGKVTGDHKGKVLLKTKIGSLRYVNIPSGELIPRIC, from the coding sequence ATGCAGGACAGAAAAATCATAACAATGGAACATGGTGCCGGCGGTGAACTCATGCAGGCATTGATTAAAAACACTGTGCTCAAAAACTTTTCTAATAAAACAGCAGGAAGGGTCGGGCTTGATCAGCTTGATGATGGTGCAACCATAACCTTTGACCAAACTGAAATGACCGGAGAAATTGTGGTAACCACCGATTCTTATGTGATTAAACCTCCGGTGTTTCCAGATTCAGATATTGGAAGACTTTCAGTATCCGGCACTATTAATGATCTTGCAGTTATGGGTGCTACTCCACTTGCACTCACCTGTGCACTTATACTACCAGATGGATTTAAAGTTGAACTGCTGGAGAGAATTATAAAGTCAATGAACACGGCTGCAGAAGAGGTAAATGTACCCATTGTAACCGGTGATACAAAAACTATTGAAAAAAGGGGTCTTGACTCAATAATAGTCAATACTACAGGTATAGGGTTTGCAAATACTATTATTCAGGATAGTGGTCTACAGGCAGGCGATTCAATAATAATCAATGGCTTTATTGCAGATCATGGAATGGCTCTTCTGCTGCATAGAGAAAAACTTGATTTGAGTGCAGAACTGATTTCCGATGCTGCACCCCTGTGGAATATGATAGAATCAATACTTTCAATAAAAGGGCCTGATGGAAAGCCTGTTGTTACAGCAATGAAAGATCCAACCCGCGGGGGAATTGCAGGAACTTTGAATGAAATGGCAAAGAAAAGTGGCAATGGTATAATAATTGAAGAGAATGCTATACCTGTCAGAAGTTCTGTATTTTCTGCCTGCGAAATGCTGGGGATTGATCCCCTTGAAGTTGCAAATGAGGGAAAGGTAATAATTGGTGTCAAATCGAATTATACAGAGCAAATTCTTTCAGTACTTAAAAAACATGAGTACGGGATAAATTCGGCGGTTATAGGCAAAGTAACTGGAGATCATAAAGGGAAAGTATTGCTAAAGACAAAGATTGGTAGCCTGCGCTATGTAAATATCCCCTCCGGTGAACTGATTCCCCGCATATGCTAA
- a CDS encoding nickel-dependent hydrogenase large subunit gives MVRVTIDPLTRIGGGVRLDTEVSEQGTITTARVSNMDFRGFERIFQYEDPRDAALLSQRICGACPVAHSIASSSALDDLFGVAESVPKDALVMRNILQAMETVANNALHTYIMWTPDLLNPSYRDILTEFSNTGVVMWKELLKRFAPINYSFRGVTVEPGRTYLDILSLNRSLHEAGGILGGKMPHQVVNYPGGLTAKPEQSKVNKVSSIIADVNKFFNTHTTSMTFQEWLDNTYRAPSSSKAISFFLEHLEQLTEKFHSSSNSTDYRGWGDLELYSVFCSELIGEQILGNPVSFRLDKIGGYSDLSQINFLSYGGYYNVDHEGYDPENPQKDRFQNAGIVKGTLSNEKFDVNKIGENVSHSFYKDDDENYRNPFRGVTEPYSDPDTIDYNDFSKKEYTFSKAPRYDGIPCEVGPQSRLLVMEEPLIKGLAKMFLENGYSPFNTFTRVLARLHELMIIISELDKWINVDLDLNGRYNVNIDMDDAKDSRGMGLWEAGRGSLGHWIVTGNDAKVVNYQVDSPTTWNLSPRDSRGIPGPLEQALENSCISAVENFLGPCFDNPTGILHTGRSYDPCISCAVQTIDLTGKKSPANIRIS, from the coding sequence ATGGTACGAGTAACAATTGATCCATTAACACGTATTGGAGGCGGTGTTCGGCTGGATACTGAGGTAAGCGAACAGGGAACAATAACCACAGCCAGAGTTTCGAACATGGATTTTAGAGGATTCGAGCGCATATTCCAGTATGAGGATCCAAGGGATGCAGCTCTTCTATCTCAACGTATATGTGGTGCATGTCCTGTAGCCCATTCAATTGCATCCAGCAGTGCACTGGATGATCTATTTGGTGTTGCGGAATCAGTTCCAAAAGATGCTCTTGTTATGAGAAACATTCTTCAGGCAATGGAAACTGTTGCCAATAATGCACTTCATACCTATATTATGTGGACTCCAGATCTTCTAAATCCTTCTTACAGGGATATATTAACAGAGTTCAGCAATACTGGAGTCGTGATGTGGAAGGAGCTTCTAAAAAGGTTTGCTCCTATAAATTATAGTTTCAGAGGGGTTACTGTTGAACCCGGAAGAACTTATCTTGATATACTTTCTCTTAACAGGAGCCTCCACGAAGCAGGTGGTATACTTGGGGGGAAAATGCCACACCAGGTAGTGAATTATCCAGGAGGTCTTACTGCTAAGCCCGAACAATCTAAAGTCAATAAGGTATCATCTATAATTGCTGATGTGAATAAATTTTTCAATACCCACACAACCAGTATGACATTTCAGGAATGGCTAGATAATACATACAGAGCGCCATCATCATCAAAGGCAATTAGCTTTTTCCTTGAGCACCTGGAGCAACTTACAGAGAAATTCCACAGTAGCAGCAATTCAACAGATTACCGTGGATGGGGTGACCTGGAACTATATTCTGTATTCTGTTCTGAACTCATAGGTGAACAGATTCTTGGTAACCCGGTGAGTTTCAGGCTGGACAAAATTGGTGGATACAGCGATCTGTCCCAGATAAACTTTCTGTCCTATGGAGGTTATTATAACGTGGACCATGAAGGTTATGATCCAGAAAATCCCCAGAAAGACAGATTCCAGAATGCAGGTATTGTGAAAGGAACACTCAGTAATGAAAAATTTGATGTCAATAAGATAGGGGAAAATGTATCACATTCTTTTTATAAAGATGATGATGAAAATTACAGAAATCCATTCAGAGGGGTTACCGAACCATACAGTGATCCGGATACAATCGATTATAATGATTTTTCAAAAAAAGAATATACTTTTTCCAAAGCCCCAAGATATGATGGAATTCCCTGTGAAGTTGGACCACAATCCCGTTTACTTGTAATGGAAGAGCCATTAATAAAAGGCCTGGCTAAAATGTTCCTGGAAAATGGTTATTCTCCATTTAATACCTTTACACGTGTTCTGGCACGTCTTCATGAGTTGATGATCATTATCAGTGAGCTGGATAAATGGATTAATGTGGACCTTGATTTGAATGGAAGGTACAATGTTAATATTGACATGGATGATGCGAAAGATTCCAGGGGAATGGGGCTGTGGGAAGCAGGACGTGGATCTCTTGGTCACTGGATAGTAACTGGAAATGATGCAAAGGTAGTTAATTATCAGGTGGATTCTCCAACCACCTGGAATTTGAGTCCAAGGGACAGCAGAGGCATACCCGGTCCTTTAGAACAGGCACTTGAGAATTCCTGCATATCTGCAGTTGAGAATTTTTTAGGTCCATGTTTTGATAATCCCACAGGTATTCTTCATACAGGCAGATCGTATGATCCATGTATCTCCTGTGCAGTCCAGACAATTGATCTTACTGGCAAGAAATCTCCAGCAAACATAAGAATTTCATGA
- a CDS encoding PKD domain-containing protein, whose translation MIKGNILRILVILIALSLFGMHSVASQDSEPREFEVLIQGFDYDPSEIIAHVNDTVVWTNMDTVRHTVTADEFDSGDLDQGDSFNYTFTEPGTYDYVCIYHPGMRGTVIVEAEVDYDVPPVADFTANPTSGIAPLEVSFTDNSDNAVEYHWDFGDGQTSTEVNPTHTYELPGAYTVTLTVSNEVGEDSTEEFITVGHPDDDPAPAPGFGLIFAIAGLLVIASLVKRINEK comes from the coding sequence ATGATAAAAGGTAATATTTTAAGAATTTTAGTTATACTGATAGCATTATCCCTTTTTGGGATGCATTCAGTTGCCAGTCAGGATTCAGAACCACGTGAATTTGAAGTTCTAATCCAGGGATTTGATTATGATCCATCTGAGATAATTGCCCATGTAAATGACACTGTTGTCTGGACTAACATGGATACAGTAAGACACACAGTTACAGCTGATGAATTTGATTCTGGAGACCTGGATCAGGGAGACAGTTTCAATTACACCTTCACCGAACCTGGAACCTATGATTATGTATGCATTTATCATCCAGGAATGCGGGGGACTGTGATTGTAGAAGCCGAAGTGGATTATGATGTACCGCCTGTTGCAGACTTTACTGCCAATCCAACAAGTGGTATAGCACCGCTTGAAGTATCCTTCACAGACAATTCAGATAATGCAGTTGAATACCACTGGGATTTTGGTGATGGTCAAACTTCAACAGAAGTTAATCCAACACACACCTACGAATTGCCAGGTGCTTATACGGTTACATTGACAGTAAGCAATGAAGTTGGAGAAGATTCTACAGAAGAATTTATCACTGTTGGACATCCAGATGACGATCCTGCACCAGCTCCTGGATTTGGGTTAATATTTGCTATTGCAGGCTTACTGGTAATTGCAAGCCTGGTTAAGAGAATAAATGAGAAATAA
- the hypD gene encoding hydrogenase formation protein HypD, which translates to MAESEKKLISAINEQPSPLNIMHVCGTHERTISKYGLRSVISSDINLLSGPGCPVCITPERDIDFVISVAKSGVSVASFGDMLKVAGSKGSLMDARSDGADIHTVYSIDDAIKIAENCPDNELVFFGIGFETTAPTTAAAILRGLPENFSIFTSHKLIPPAMEHLTTSSDIDGFLAPGHVSTIIGIEPYKPIVKKGFPVVVAGFEAVDVLMGVFMVQQQNKYGISEMENAYPRCVDNKGNTKAQEIMYEVFKKSDGFWRGFGTIKNSALTLKRKFRSVDASFLHADIYDEIYTNSSPEETDHCMCADIITARARPDQCPYFAKKCTPSNPAGPCMVSIEGTCYNWYRYNSAGGDTNTRIFTGT; encoded by the coding sequence ATGGCAGAATCTGAAAAAAAGCTCATTTCTGCAATCAATGAACAACCCTCTCCGCTTAACATAATGCATGTATGCGGAACCCACGAGCGTACAATATCGAAATATGGACTTCGCAGTGTTATATCCTCAGATATTAATCTACTCAGTGGACCAGGGTGTCCTGTATGTATAACACCTGAAAGAGATATTGACTTTGTAATATCAGTGGCAAAATCTGGTGTTTCAGTGGCATCCTTTGGAGATATGCTAAAAGTTGCAGGTAGCAAAGGAAGTTTAATGGATGCAAGGTCTGATGGAGCTGATATACATACAGTGTACAGTATAGATGATGCCATAAAAATTGCAGAAAACTGTCCTGATAATGAACTGGTCTTTTTTGGAATAGGTTTTGAAACCACAGCCCCTACCACTGCAGCTGCGATCCTGCGAGGCCTTCCAGAAAATTTTAGCATATTCACATCTCATAAGCTTATACCGCCTGCAATGGAGCATCTTACAACAAGTTCAGATATTGACGGATTTCTGGCACCGGGTCATGTATCAACTATTATTGGAATTGAGCCCTACAAACCAATTGTAAAAAAAGGTTTTCCAGTAGTTGTTGCAGGTTTTGAAGCAGTTGATGTACTAATGGGTGTATTTATGGTCCAGCAACAGAACAAATATGGCATATCAGAAATGGAAAATGCATATCCAAGGTGTGTTGATAATAAGGGAAACACAAAAGCGCAGGAGATAATGTATGAGGTTTTTAAAAAAAGCGATGGTTTCTGGCGGGGCTTTGGGACCATCAAAAATTCCGCTCTTACATTAAAACGTAAATTCAGAAGCGTTGATGCTTCGTTTTTGCATGCAGATATTTATGACGAAATCTATACAAACTCATCGCCTGAAGAAACGGATCATTGCATGTGCGCTGATATAATCACTGCCAGGGCGCGGCCCGATCAGTGCCCGTATTTTGCGAAAAAGTGTACACCCTCAAATCCAGCTGGTCCATGTATGGTTAGTATTGAAGGAACATGCTATAACTGGTACAGATATAATTCAGCAGGAGGAGACACAAATACACGAATCTTTACTGGCACATGA
- a CDS encoding HypC/HybG/HupF family hydrogenase formation chaperone, giving the protein MCIAIPGKIISIVDETTAIADIGGISRSIKLDLVGKADESFIGRYALIHAGYAISMISDNEAEQTLEIIEKLVNLS; this is encoded by the coding sequence ATGTGTATTGCCATACCAGGCAAAATTATATCGATTGTAGATGAAACCACAGCTATTGCTGATATTGGGGGAATTAGCAGAAGTATCAAGCTTGATCTTGTGGGAAAAGCAGATGAATCATTTATTGGAAGATATGCTCTTATTCATGCAGGATATGCTATTTCTATGATCTCTGATAATGAAGCTGAACAAACTCTGGAAATAATTGAAAAACTTGTAAACCTGAGTTGA
- the hypB gene encoding hydrogenase nickel incorporation protein HypB produces MHVINIGHDILEANSRLANKNRNLLNANNIFALNIMGAIGSGKTTLIEEAIKQLKDCFEIAVIAGDIVAEIDAARFEKLDVKVVPVNTGRECHLDAKLIEKSLEQIDLKNTDLLFIENVGNLICPVDYMLGKHVRVVIVSVSEGDDIVQKHPMIFRNSNLALINKTDIAEAVSSSLLKMKEDVHKINPGIPVVLTSSRDMQSIHQWIEYIKSGLDAK; encoded by the coding sequence ATGCATGTCATAAATATTGGTCATGATATATTAGAAGCAAACAGCAGGCTTGCAAATAAGAATAGGAATCTGCTTAATGCAAATAATATTTTTGCCCTGAATATAATGGGAGCAATAGGGTCTGGAAAAACAACACTAATCGAGGAAGCTATAAAGCAGCTTAAGGATTGTTTTGAAATAGCAGTTATTGCCGGAGACATTGTAGCAGAAATTGATGCTGCCAGATTTGAGAAGCTGGATGTGAAGGTTGTTCCGGTAAATACTGGAAGGGAATGCCATCTTGATGCAAAACTTATAGAGAAGTCACTAGAACAGATTGATCTGAAAAATACAGATCTGCTTTTTATTGAAAACGTAGGTAATTTGATATGTCCTGTAGATTATATGCTGGGTAAACATGTACGTGTGGTAATTGTCAGTGTCAGTGAGGGAGATGATATTGTGCAGAAACATCCCATGATATTCAGAAATTCAAACCTTGCATTGATAAATAAGACTGATATTGCAGAAGCTGTATCATCCAGTCTTCTGAAAATGAAAGAAGATGTGCACAAAATAAACCCTGGTATTCCTGTGGTTCTGACTTCAAGTCGGGATATGCAAAGTATTCATCAGTGGATTGAATATATAAAATCTGGACTGGATGCTAAATGA
- a CDS encoding DUF2551 domain-containing protein has protein sequence MESIRSKIKRRLQKFIELDVSGLRSYILSIFLNNKKVTVDDLHQAITKKYDTSRSAVASMVGYIHSKLGILSAHKESYKTPIVYTLKEDYIDLITNVLNRVDKNSETTSATST, from the coding sequence ATGGAATCGATTCGATCTAAAATAAAGCGAAGGTTGCAAAAATTCATTGAATTAGATGTTAGCGGGCTTCGAAGTTATATTTTATCAATTTTCCTGAATAACAAGAAAGTAACCGTAGACGACCTACATCAGGCCATAACAAAAAAATATGATACTTCAAGAAGTGCGGTGGCGTCTATGGTGGGTTATATCCACTCAAAACTGGGAATTTTAAGTGCACATAAAGAGTCGTATAAAACACCTATAGTATATACTCTCAAAGAAGACTATATCGATCTTATAACAAATGTACTTAACAGAGTGGATAAAAACAGTGAAACTACATCTGCAACTTCAACCTGA
- a CDS encoding hydrogenase small subunit: MRSDKSSQYTEINNVDILKLDWHRHLESMESTGDFELLENFNLDSENKLELERTKVIWIQTIQCIGCSESLIDGAHPEFFQALQNLKIDISYHEAFLMQQGIFVNNKKANTAEFNSLKLLDEITENNGYILVVEGSIANGPHGTGKYCMIGGLTSKELFEKAARNCSVIIAVGMCATYGGISCARSDIVDLLDFRGIDFTLKDRSKGMMNELGIDKPVINIPGCPPHPDWMLFTLGALVSGNVKIPDDLKKVLDEYGRPKVFFPPEYTVHDDCPHIESFKRKDFSECIGEEKCLLKLGCKGPSAHADCSLRKWNNRNNYCPQAGSPCVACVEPDFPDSARPVYTIHGRKKKRN; encoded by the coding sequence GTGAGAAGTGACAAATCATCTCAGTATACTGAAATTAATAATGTTGACATTCTTAAACTTGACTGGCACAGGCACCTGGAATCAATGGAATCTACCGGCGACTTTGAACTCCTGGAAAACTTTAATCTAGATAGTGAAAATAAGCTGGAACTTGAAAGAACAAAAGTAATCTGGATCCAGACCATTCAGTGTATTGGATGCTCTGAATCTCTAATAGATGGTGCACATCCAGAATTTTTCCAGGCTCTGCAGAATTTGAAAATAGATATTTCATATCATGAAGCTTTTCTCATGCAGCAGGGAATATTTGTCAACAATAAAAAGGCAAACACAGCAGAATTTAATTCACTGAAATTACTTGATGAAATAACAGAAAATAATGGCTATATCCTTGTAGTAGAGGGATCCATAGCAAATGGGCCCCATGGCACTGGAAAATACTGTATGATAGGAGGGCTTACATCTAAAGAACTATTTGAAAAAGCTGCAAGAAATTGTAGTGTTATAATAGCAGTGGGAATGTGTGCTACATATGGAGGAATAAGCTGTGCCAGAAGTGATATTGTTGACCTGCTTGACTTTAGAGGTATAGATTTTACACTAAAAGATAGATCAAAGGGTATGATGAATGAATTGGGAATAGATAAACCGGTAATAAATATTCCAGGATGTCCACCCCATCCCGACTGGATGCTGTTTACACTCGGTGCACTTGTATCTGGTAATGTGAAAATACCTGATGATCTGAAAAAAGTTCTTGATGAATATGGAAGGCCAAAAGTTTTTTTTCCACCAGAATACACAGTTCATGATGATTGTCCACATATCGAATCATTCAAAAGAAAAGATTTCAGTGAATGTATAGGCGAAGAGAAATGCCTTCTGAAACTGGGATGTAAAGGCCCTTCCGCACATGCTGATTGCTCCCTTCGTAAATGGAACAACAGAAACAACTACTGTCCACAGGCCGGTTCTCCCTGTGTGGCCTGTGTAGAGCCCGATTTTCCTGACAGTGCAAGGCCGGTTTATACAATTCATGGAAGAAAAAAGAAAAGGAACTGA